One window of the Halobacteriovorax sp. JY17 genome contains the following:
- a CDS encoding segregation/condensation protein A: protein MLDTTIQVKTDNFDGPLGLLLLLVQKEEMSVKDLDLTKITSQYLGYIAEMRELNFDVAGDYLYLAATLLLLKSKSCITEEEQERLKDQIGDGEGLNITSQSELIRRLEELQHFQKMGEKLWGLPKQNEDIFVKPKVNRKAIVNSILTPMELDKLTLSMMDFLFREKRKYTVVKRDRLSIKEKLVFLKQHLSVGQKTTLQDLLDNDGGANLDNKVITFISLLELARLQRLEVFQNEDLGSVYVDVVRSLEDFDVTQADGFEDEDELAEKAISDEIANTIAANGVEISEELNVKAEPEQVNEEVILQ from the coding sequence ATGCTGGATACAACTATTCAGGTTAAAACAGATAATTTTGATGGGCCCCTAGGGCTTCTGCTCTTACTCGTTCAAAAAGAAGAGATGAGTGTAAAGGACTTAGATCTAACTAAGATTACAAGTCAGTACTTAGGTTATATCGCTGAAATGCGCGAACTGAACTTTGACGTTGCTGGTGATTATCTCTACCTTGCAGCAACTCTTCTACTTTTAAAGTCAAAGAGCTGTATTACTGAAGAAGAGCAGGAAAGACTTAAGGATCAAATCGGAGACGGAGAAGGACTAAATATTACTTCTCAGTCTGAGTTAATTAGAAGACTGGAAGAACTTCAACACTTTCAAAAAATGGGTGAGAAGCTTTGGGGATTACCAAAGCAGAATGAAGATATTTTCGTAAAACCAAAAGTTAATCGTAAAGCAATTGTGAACTCAATACTTACTCCAATGGAGCTTGATAAGTTGACTCTATCGATGATGGACTTCTTATTTAGAGAAAAGAGAAAGTATACGGTTGTTAAAAGAGATAGACTCTCTATTAAAGAGAAGCTTGTTTTCTTAAAGCAACATTTGAGCGTCGGGCAAAAAACGACCCTGCAAGACCTTCTTGATAATGATGGTGGAGCAAATCTTGATAATAAGGTTATCACTTTCATTTCACTTCTTGAGCTTGCAAGGCTTCAGCGTCTTGAGGTTTTCCAAAATGAAGATCTAGGAAGTGTCTATGTTGATGTTGTTAGATCTTTAGAAGATTTTGATGTGACACAAGCAGATGGTTTTGAAGATGAAGACGAGCTAGCAGAGAAGGCCATTAGTGATGAAATTGCTAATACAATTGCTGCAAACGGTGTTGAAATTTCAGAAGAATTAAATGTTAAAGCAGAGCCTGAACAGGTAAATGAAGAAGTCATTCTTCAATAA
- a CDS encoding site-2 protease family protein has product MADINTFLHTLATCLPGFLIGVVFHEYAHAYVATKFGDDTPERYGRLTLNPASHADIMGTIIFPIGLMVFGMTPFGWAKPVPVNPARFKKYKMGSFWVAFAGPGANIIISILCSFLFVLISLKVPATIGFKDALVQMLRYSVLINLVLAVFNLIPFPPLDGSKMVMAYLDYNAARKYEELQRFTFIFFILLWTTNIFSYMLRPVFGLSDMLTGMFYMLLS; this is encoded by the coding sequence ATGGCGGACATAAACACTTTTCTACACACACTAGCAACGTGTCTACCGGGATTTTTAATTGGAGTTGTATTCCACGAATACGCCCATGCTTACGTGGCCACAAAATTTGGTGACGATACTCCCGAGCGATACGGTCGACTAACACTGAACCCAGCATCTCACGCAGATATTATGGGGACTATTATCTTTCCTATTGGTTTGATGGTTTTTGGTATGACTCCTTTTGGGTGGGCAAAGCCAGTACCAGTGAACCCTGCTAGATTTAAAAAATATAAAATGGGATCGTTCTGGGTAGCTTTTGCTGGGCCTGGAGCAAATATTATTATTTCTATTCTTTGCTCATTTCTCTTTGTTCTAATTTCATTAAAAGTGCCGGCGACAATTGGATTTAAAGATGCCCTTGTACAAATGCTTAGATATTCAGTTCTAATAAACTTAGTTCTTGCAGTATTTAACCTCATTCCATTTCCTCCTCTTGATGGATCGAAAATGGTAATGGCCTACTTAGATTACAATGCAGCTAGAAAGTATGAAGAGCTTCAAAGGTTCACATTTATTTTCTTTATTTTATTATGGACGACAAATATATTCTCTTACATGTTGAGACCAGTTTTTGGACTATCTGACATGCTTACGGGAATGTTTTATATGCTTCTAAGCTAA